The following proteins are co-located in the Chlamydiota bacterium genome:
- a CDS encoding clan AA aspartic protease yields the protein MGYIHAEIQLKNPRLPKLKVVLTKAMVDTGALTLCIPEHVALQLKLEENNKREVTTADGKRHLVSYVGPVEVIFENRNCFVGALVIGDEVLLGAVPMEDMDLIVSPAHRKLVVNPESPNFPHALVK from the coding sequence ATGGGTTATATCCATGCAGAAATTCAACTTAAAAATCCACGGTTGCCAAAGTTAAAGGTGGTATTAACAAAGGCCATGGTGGATACAGGCGCCTTAACGCTTTGTATTCCGGAACATGTTGCGTTGCAGTTGAAGCTCGAGGAAAATAACAAAAGGGAAGTGACGACTGCTGACGGAAAACGGCATCTGGTTTCGTATGTTGGACCTGTAGAGGTAATATTTGAGAATCGTAATTGTTTTGTTGGGGCCCTTGTGATAGGTGATGAAGTTCTGTTGGGAGCTGTGCCCATGGAGGATATGGATTTAATCGTATCCCCCGCTCATCGCAAGCTTGTGGTTAACCCGGAAAGTCCAAATTTTCCTCACGCGTTAGTGAAATAG